In the Sorghum bicolor cultivar BTx623 chromosome 4, Sorghum_bicolor_NCBIv3, whole genome shotgun sequence genome, aaaatattttaacaagggtttagggtttagggtcgaatcttacggtacatgcatggaacattaaatatagatacaaaaataaaggtttacctgtaatttatgagacgaatcttttaagtctatttagtctatgattggacaatatttgtcacatacaaacgaaagtgttacggtaCTCATtcttcaaaatattttggaactaaataaggccctgATTGAACTCCTGATCATGGAAATGTACATCGCCCAGCATAGCGGACGACCGCCCCTGTCCATGCATTCAAATCAAGTATCACTTGCTATAGAACCTACGCTAGCATCTTCCCCTGCTATAAATCTTGCTTTCAAGCAATTTGTGTCTTCCCAAGCAGCACCTGCTGCCTTGGGAGTGAGAGTGTGGGCACGTTGAAGACGTACTTGGAGTGGTGTTGACGTCCCTTGTATTGACTTTTTAGGAGTAGAGATTTGTCAGGTTGGCATTTGATCCAAGCATACCTATACACACACTGTTCAATGTCGGCCTTATGTAGATGCGATTTTGTATCTATCTCAATTCACGTGTGTTGAAGTGGATAAGGGTGAAACTTAGTTTAATTACCACCCCAAATCTATCTCAATACTCATGGAATAtgaatttaggatagataggagTACATCCAAACACAAGTTATTGTTGTTGTATTGGAATCACATTAACCATGCATCCCTTTAGCAGGTTTTTAAAGAGAGGAGGGAGGAGATTGTCGTCGCACGTGTGAAGGGAAAATGAGCACTTTGAAGATGTCGTGGCCGGAGGTTGTGGGTTGACCGGTGACCCAGGCGGTGTCACAAATCAACAGCGACAGGTCGGACGTGGCAATAGAGGTGATCCCGACCGGCACCATGGTGGCGCCGGGGTACAACGCCAAGCGCATCCGCGTCTTCTTCGACGCCGCTACCTCTCTGGGGCCCGTCGTGTCCATTCCCGTCGTCGGCTAGGCCGCTCACGGCCGGCTAGGCATAACAGATGTGGTGGTGGCACACTTAATAATAATAGATACTGCAGTAATAGTAGTAATCGTGTTCCAAGTGAAGCCTGTGTATCACATTAATTATTTCAAAGCATGTGTGTGGTTGATCGTCATGCGTTTTCTTCATTCTCCATGAGATATGAGCTTGTAAGTGTGTTTTGTTTGATGCAAGTACAGTTGGTTTAATTTGTGTGGTAGCATTATAGCTGTATTTTGTAATGCTGAAGCAAAAAATGTACTTTAATTATCTAAAATAATCTAGTCTTTTTGTTCGAAGTACTACTAGAGAACACTTATACGTGCTAGCTCCTAATTAGTCTTATGCATGCCCATCTTTGTTGTGAGGTTCTCCAATTTCCATCAAGGAAGGAGTCTTGTTGTACTCCACACACGTCACCGCCACTCCACATCAAGCTTGGAGGTCAACTCAACTCTCTCAAAATACGCCCTAATATAAACATGCACCCATCACCCTTTTTATTACTCTTATTGTGcctttgatatgatcactaagaTCTCATATAGGTGGAGTGTATCTTCAAGTGTAACAAGTCTCTCTAGCTTTCTATATGGTCTCCACCTACTTTGTAAATACTGATATCAATAGCCTCAAGTAACATAGTAGCACCATGTTTAAGTTCTTAACTTGGCATGGATGCTCGTATTTTTCTGAATTTATTTCAAGATTACAAATaaacaaatttatatgatagaataataatatttatgatatcaactaagtattattaTATGATAGAATAACATAGAATAACTAAGTTGAAGCCTGCGATCGATCTTGGCCGCACGTTTGGGTTGAAGCCTACGAGAAATGTTTCGTAGCCCTTGATTTTAATGAGAACGACTTCCTGTGTATATTTTTTGGGTGTACAGAGGTCAGAAACTCTCAGCGGGGGAGGTTTTACTGGGTAGACCTAGTATAATTTGAAGTGTtccattatagtagagatttcATGAAGTCATAGGATGGCGTAAGATTGCCACCAATCAACACTGTAAGTATATACTCTCtctatcccaaattgtaagtcattccttccatcccaaattgtaagtcattccaagaatattGGAGAGTTAaaatatctcaagtttgaccaaatttatatgatagaaTAATAATAACAAAGGAAGCCTCCCAATCTCCTAGAGAAGAGcatttgtttatttgttgtatATAAATCAAATGACTATTTTGTGATAAGAAAGATGAAACATATTCTAAGTGATTACCTGTCTTTATTTGTTGAAACTTTTGTAACACATGTAGGGAATCTTCGCTTCCAATCATAAATATTATGGTTCCACTTATAATTTATCAGTTTCATGGTGAGATGGAACCTTTTAGCAATAGTGTGAAATGTAGGTATGTTCTGATCATAACCCTTGAAACATACTTCATttagaagtggatgcataatGTGCAAAGTTTTGTTTTGCATGTTCATCTCTCACAACTCAAAAGACTAAAGAGTGGATACTTTTTCGTGCGACATTCAATATCGTCTCGTTTCATCCAGAAGTGCTACTATTTTGTGCTGCGGCCTTCTTCCGCTGTCGGTATTTACGTTGTTTCTCATTAACCTCTTCCCTTTGTCGATGGACATATGACGTTTCCGCTACTACATGCTCCTTTCATCCCTCTTCCGCGAGGCCTTATCTAAAGTGGTCGTTTGGACGACACCTTTAGTCCATTAGTATGACAATATTGCGTAAAGAGGAgcatacaaaaataaaatactgTAAGCACACTTGTGACGTTGGTGATATTTGCTTAGCGCTCTGCGTATATCTTTCGGTGTAGACATTTCTCTGTGTGCTCCATGTATATCTCTCGGCGTAGACATATTGCTTTGTGCTTGACGTGGATCTCTCGCGCACAGATATCAGCTCAGTTGGACACGGAGTTTTCTATCCAAATAATTTGGGTATAGAAAGCAATCAAAAATCATATAACCATATCCCAATAAATGCACCTGGTCAAATTCCTTTTTGACGGCAAGTCTACTAAGAATATCCAGCTACTCATTAATCTCTAACAAGGAACGTGTAGAAAATTATTTAGCTTTGAAACAAATAGAGCATCTCGTTGAAGATATTTCTAAGTAAATAATTTGATAGCATATTTATATcccttatctaaaaaaaaatatCTGATAGTATATATCTGATAGCATATCCTTCAGGATATTTCTAACTGAATACTCTTCATATATAATTTTAGCATTACGGTAACCAAGACATTGTTCTATTTATTTACTCAAGCACATCATACTACCGATCAACTGAAAGCCGTTCAGTTCGGCTGCAAGCCTACGATATGTACGGCACCTCTCGCGTCCCGCAGTCCGCACCGGCGAGCCGGCGGCCGTTGAGGCAGTGTGCGTGCCGTGATCGTGGGCATCCCACGCCGACTTGTTCTCTCCGTTGAGGTCCTCCTCGCTGGCGTCCCCGGCGTACCACCGCGCTCCAATGATCTTCCAGTTGCAGTTGGTCGCGTTGAACGTCTAGCCAGTCTGGCACACACCTTTCCACCGATTCGGCCTGAGGCCGTAGCCGGTGTCATCGAAGTTCCGTGATTCTGGCCAGCGTGTAGTTGGCTTCGAAGGCGACCGGCCGGTGGGCTTCGACGACGAGCGAGCGTCCGCGGATTGTCAGATCCCGAGATGGGGACTGCGTCTTGGTCCTGATCGCTGCCTCGACCCTGATCACCGCTGGACGCCCTCCTCATTGTTCCCTCTCGGTTCTCCTGTTCCGGCGGGAGGCGCGGCAGCGGCGAAGTCGGAGCCTCGGACGATGGCGGTTTTTTCTTTCATTGTTTTTTCCGGTGTTTTTTTCTATTGATTGATCGCAGGTGAAGGCACTTTGCACGGGTGGAGGAATGTTGAAGCCTGGAGTTGAAGCCTGCGATCGATCTTGGCCGCACGTTTGGGTTGAAGCCTAGGAGAAATGTTTCGTAGCCCTTGATTTTAATGAGGACGACTTCCTGTGTATATTTTTTTGGGTGTACAGAGGTTAGAAACTCTCAGCGGGGGAGGTTTTACTGGGTAGACCTAGTATAATTTGAAGTGTtccattatagtagagatttcATGAAGTCATAGGATGGCGTAAGATTGCCACCAATCAACACTGTAAGTATATACTCTCtctatcccaaattgtaagtcattccttccatcccaaattgtaagtcattccaagaatattGCAGAGTTAAAATATCTCAAGTTtgtccaaatttatatgatagaataataatatttatgatatcaactaagtattattaggtTCTCCATTAATtacattttcatagtatatctatctgatgccacaaaactttataattttttctataattttggtcaaacttgagatgctctgactttccaagattcttagaatgacttacaatttaggatggagggaataTTCTTTAATTATAGTCCGTACACTACATAGGAAGTTAATAACTTAGCTTACTATCTGCCATACATAACTATCAACCACACTGAGGATACAATTCTTGACAGATATTTTGAAGAGAGTTCAAATGAATGTTTTGACAGCTTCCCTAAAAATCTTCAAGTTATGATTAAAGACTTAGATAAAATGTAACTTAGATGGTTAATACGAGAAATAACTTTACTTTCCATTCTTATGCAAAAGTGTTTCGAGATTGTATACATGCCCAAATATAATTATGTAAAAGTTAAAACTATGGAACAAAATCGTTGGTTGTTTTTATGTACTTCTCCGAGATaaaaccgtagcgttagcaatATTAATTTTCTGACGCGTGACAAGAACACCTTAAGTTACGTTAGAAAGATATGCCTTTTTCGCCACTATTTTGATGGCTTAGAAAATTTAATAATAAATTAACACTATAGATATAATATTGTACAAACATAATGATGAAAAGTATTTTTCTAACACAAAATATGACGTTCTCTATCACCTCACAAATTTTTTAAATGAAACTCAATTTGTACATAGagaaataaaaaaggaaaaacctTTTTAAGGCGTAAATTGGTCCAACTTAAATATGTACATATTTTCCTACTCCCagtgtatatatattttttccaaGCCTTTTCTTCTTTGATTTTTAAAGGAAAAAGTGTATATGACGTCATCATGACGTCATAGAGTCATGGCGCATCGCTCAGGCCGGCGTTCGGCGTGCGGCTGCGCTCAGACGGGCTCAGTGCGCTGCGTGGCCGCGGTGCCGCGGGCGGCGCGGACGTCTCCGTCCGCCTCTACGACCTCCCGTCCGCCGAGCTCCACCTCTACGGCGCTGAATTCGCTCTGCCGAAGTCGGTGGCGGCACCCGCGGGTCCAGCGGCGCGCGGTCGGGGGCGGGGTGTGGCCAGGTCTAcaccggcgacgagcacccacCTGGGTATGCGCGCCCCTTCTCTTCCCTTCCTGCCGTGCGAAACTGATCGCCCGAACCCTAACTCAAGCGATTTGGCTATCTGAATCTGGATCTGACCTAGTGTATACATGCTTACTATTTTTTGTTTGCAAAAAGTTAATGTGCACACCCATTTCCTCTGTTAGGTCCGAATCCGATCAGTCCATTTCTCCAGAAATCCAAGATGTTCCACAGCAAGTCGCTCCCTAGGCCCAAGGACACATCGGTGGTGGTGGTCATCCTGGAGACGACCGAAGTGTACATTGTGATCAGCTTGTCAACAAGGAGAGACACCCAAGTCGTATACGTCGATCCGACCACCGGTGCCCTCTGCTACCTGGGGAAGCATGGGGAGGATGTCTTCGATTCCGAGGCTGCAGCTCTGAACTACATCACTGACGGGTCAAGGGTTCTATCCAAGAGCACCACATATGCCAAGGCAGTGCTGGGGTACGCAGTGTTAGGAGGCTCTGCTCTGCTTCTGGTTGCGACGCAGCTGAGCACGTCGGTCCCCAATCTGCCAGGAGGCGGGTGCATATACACGGTGGTGGAGAGCCAGTGGATAAAGATCCAGCTGCAGAACCCTCAATCCCAGGGAACTGGAGAGCAAAAGAATATACGTGAGTTGGCTGAGCTCGACATTGACGGGAAGCACTTCTTTTGTGAGACAAGGGATGTTACCAGGCCATTCCCGAGTCCTATGACACTACGGGAACCAGATGAGGAATTCGTTTGGAATGAGTGGCTGTCGAAGCCTTTTAAGGACATTGGCTTGCCAGGACACTGTGTCATTCTTCTGCAGGGGTTTGCTGAGTGCCGGAACTTTGGAGGTGCTGGGCAGCAAGGTGGGTTAGTCGCCCTTATCGCACGCCGCAGTCGATTGCACCCTGGAACCCGCTATTTGGCCTGTGGACTGAATGCATGTTCAGGTACAGGCAATGAGGTTGAGTGTGAGCAACTGGTTTGGGTTCCACGGAAGGGTGGACAGCGTATCCCTTTTAGCTCGTATATCTGGCGGCGTGGAACTATACCAATATGGTGGGGCGCAGAAATAAAAAATGCAGTGTCAGTAGAAGCTGAAATTTATGTTGCCAATGATCCTTACAATGGAAGCTTACAATACTACCAACGGTTGGGTAGAAGATACGGCCATAAATCATCTGAAGCGAGTGTGTCCAGGCAAAAGAAATCTGGAAGGGTTCCCATTATTTGTGTTAACTTGCTAAGATATGGCGAAGGAAAAACAGAGTCTGTACTTGTTGATCGTTTCAAAGAATCTATACGGTACATGAACTCTACTGGAAAGCTGGGAAGCACGTGGATTCAGTTGATAAATTATGACTGGCATGCCACTGTGAAGTTAAAAGGGCAGCAGCAGACAGTTGAGGGCCTATGGAGGCATCTTAAAGCACCTACAATGGTCATTGGCTTCAGTGAAGGGAATTACTATGATGTAAGGCAGCAGCTTAATGAATGTAAAGGATCAGTTATCTGCAATGACGATGTAAATGGCGGGTTTTGCATGGATTGTATTCAAAATGGGGTGATACGATTCAATTGTGCAGACTCTCTTGATCGAACCAATGCTGCTAGTTACTTTGGTGCACTTCAAGTTTTTGTTGAACAGTGTAGTTGATTGAGTATCTCGCTTGACATAGATGCAATGTTTGGGTTGTCAAGTAGATATTCTGAATATGATGGTAGAAACACTCGTTCTTTGCCCCCTGGATGGGAGGAGCGCTTTGACTCTGTAACAGGGAAATCATTTTATATCGATCATAATACACGTACTACCACATGGGAACATCCATTCCAGGAGGCTCCACAGAAGCCCTGgaaaagatttgatatgacattTGATCAGTTCAAAGGCTCAACAATGCTTGCTCCAGTGAGCAACCTTGCTGAACTTTTTCTTTTGGCTGGTGATATCCATGCTACGTTGTACACTGGCTCAAAAGCTATGCACAGTGAGATTCTGAACATATTCAAGGAGGAAACAGGAAAGTTTAGTAAATTCTCAGCTGTTCAGAATGTGAGGATTACGGTGCAGAGAAGGTACCAAAATTTTGTGAATGATAGTTCCCGTCAAAAGCAGTTAGAGATGTTCCTTGGATTGAGGCTATATAAGCATCTCCCGTCCATCCCTATGTTCCCTCTCAAAGTAGGTAAACTTACTCATGTATATCTCTTCAAACTGATATTATTAGTCTTGATGCAGTATTATATTATTTACATTATACTTTTTTTGTGATAACATTATTGATATTGACAATTCAGGTGCTATCAAGGCCGGCTGGATGCATGTTGAAACCAGTTCCTAGTATCACCCCAATGGCTGATGGTGGTTCCAGTCTTCTCAGCTTCAAAAGGAAGGATCTTATTTGGGTATAGTTCTTCCTTAAAGACTCTTCTTGATGCATCTGGAAGAGTCTTCCTGATAGTTTTCTGGTTTATTTAATTATTGCTGTGGTGTTTTTTTCACATAGCATGTTAAAGACTCTTGTTGCATGCAGGTGTGTCAGCAAGGTGCAGACTATGTTGAACTTTTTATATACCTTGGGGAACCTTGTCATGTTTGTCAACTGCTTCTTACTGTCTCCCACGGTGCTGAAGATTCTTCATATCCAGCAACCTTAGATGTTAGAGTTGGCTCAAGCATAGACTCCCTCAAACTCGTGGTCGAGGTCCTTGTCTCTATCTTACCTCACTGGTTTAGTGGTTTTATTATAATATCCTTTTATTTTGCTCCAGCTGTTTCATCAAGTTTCTTTGCAAATACCAATTTAGTTTCCATACTTTTAAGATTTGGCTTGGTGAACTGACAAcactgtacccaaagtcaaAATCCCAGAGGTGCAGACACAAAAATTGCCATCCTTGCTAAAATTGAGCTTCATGTGCATTAACTCTGACTTTAAGACCATGGCTTCTGCTTGATTCAGAACCAATGCTGAACTGTGTGCTGATTACTTTGGATGAGATGAGATTAACTAACCACATTTACTGAGTTTGGCCTGGATTTTGGTTAGGTTCATAATCCTATTCTCATCATGTTTAGGTATTGTTGATTTAAAATTGGTTATTGCTTCATTTTGTATTGGTTTTGTCTGATACATTAGTGTCATTGCTTAAGTGTTGTTTTGCATTTTGTACGGTCATACAATTGTTTCTCTCAACAATTTCTGTGTGCGCTAACAGCTTTGAATTTGAATAATTGATATGTTTTTGTCAATGGAATTGAAATCCAATTAAAGCATGCAGAGGCATCAAAAACTATATTTAACCTTTTAGTAGAGTTCTCTTGTTTGTGAGGCAATTTGTCATTCTTTACTAGCCAAAGCATGGCCTTTTCATTTGAATCGTTTCCATTTGTTTACTCTGTTGTATTTTGAACATCTTAACTGGTTAATGAATGTTAATTGGGAAATTACTTGTGTAGGGTGCTTGCATTTCACAATGCTTGAATGGGACAAATTTACTGATTCCAGTCACTGGGAGAATTGATCCAGAGGACTTGGCTGTTACAGGGAAAAGTGCTAGGCCCAATGTTCATGAGAGCTCCTATCTTCCTTTGTTATATGACTTTGAAGAGCTAGAAGGAGAACTAAACTTTTTGAATCGAGTTGTTGCATTATCTTTTCATCCATCCGCTGTATCAAGAACACCCATTACTCTTGGTGAGGTAAAATTGATGAATTCTCTAGACTGCGATGCTTTTAAAAAGTTACTTTTGGCTATGACTATTTGTCTATCTTTTTCTTGATGAGTTGTATAAATTTCTTTAACAGATTGAAGTACTTGGAGTTTCTCTTCCATGGGCAGACATGTTAACCAATGGTGAATGTGCTCCTGAATTTATGGAGTTTCTTAATAAAAAATCATCAAGTCTTCACTGTGATCTAGGTTCCAAGTCTTTTGGAAATTCTTCCATGCCTGGGAATGATTCTCATGGTATTGATGGGTCTTACACTAAAAGTTCATCATCAGTTCAAACAGGTGGTTCAGAAAATTTGTTGGATTTTCTCACAGGTGATTTTGACATGTTGGAGCCACATATAACTGAAAATACTTTTGGTAATGGGGAACAAACAAACTTCTTAGATGATGGATTTGATGTTAATCCTTTTGCCCCTGCATTGGAAGTGCCTGTTCCTAAAGTGAATAAGCAGGTTGAAGAATGAGGCAGAACACAGCTTTatcttaaattttttgaatCCCTTTCTGGCTATAATAAGGTATCCATTTGTGAAAAATTCATCTCCTTTTATTTCTATTCTTCTATGTTCTGTTCTTAGTAAACTTTCTTGAATCTTTGTTGAGCATTCCTTAAAAAATACTTTGAAACTGACCTTGTCCTGAAGTTGCCAGTAAAATCTTGAATTGCTTCTTTGTTCAGATAAATGAGCAAGATGGTTCTACCATTCTAGTTTGAAGTTTCTAGTAGCAACACTACTGGACCCTTTTTTCCCCTAACTAAGACAGGTTCCAATTTATTGCAGATTATCTGAATCTTTAGGTCTATTCAGGTTACATATGTTTAGAGTTCTGGCATTATTAGTTTCCTTGCTTTTCAATACATACTTGCTTATtctgaaaataataataatgaagGAACAAAAGTAGACCTATTTTGAAAAGGTGTTTATGAATTTAAATCCAAAATACATAAAACTTTATTTATCTTTCCAGGGAAAGGGTCTTGACTTTGAGCAAATGATGAAGCTTGAAATAAAACGTCTCCGTCTTGGTCTTTCTGCCGCTGAAAGGGACCAGGCATTGTTATCAATTGGTGTAATTCCTGCCACATTAGATCCAAACCGTTCAGTTGATTATTCTTACCTATTGAAGTTATCCAGCTTAGCTGATAATCTGGCACTGCTGGGCCATACAGTCCTTGAGGATCGTGTGAATGCTTCAATAGGGCTTGAAAAGGGCAGTGAACATGCTATAGACTTTTGGAACATCAATGAAAATGATGAATCCTGCTATGATGGGGCATGTGAAGTTCGTGCTCTGTCTTCATTACAAGCTTCAGCCACTAGAGAAAATCAATCAGTATTTGTGGAATGTTTTCAGTGTGAAAGGACAGTTTGCAAAGCTTGCTGTGCTGGGAAAGGGGCCTTCCTTTTGCTTAACACCTACAGGGAGTTGAAGATATATGGTGGGAGTCAAAGTGGTGGCTATTCAGCACTCACAGATAGTTTTGTGTGCAAATCATGCTGCAGTGAAATTGTCAAACGTGCATTGTATGTGGATTATGTCCGAGTTCTTCATAGTTTGCACAGAAAAGATCGTTCAGAGAAAGCGGCACTGAGTGCAGTGAATCAGGTCTGCCAACTGGAGTACAGGGAAACATCTGATCTATCTCAAAGTATTCAATTTGGTCAGAGACAATTGAAGCAGATCCTTGCTGGTGAAGAATCCCTTGCAGAATTTCCATATGCAAACTTTTTACAAATGGTATTTCTCAGCTTAGTACCAAGTCATCATAAATTGCACTCCTGCATGATTTGTGGCCCTGTGTTATTCATACACTGATGTATTTGCCACACTATTGATGTTGCCCATGGACTATGGAAAAGCATTCAATAAACTTGGCCTTGTGATTGTGATAGCATATTCTTTTTAAGATCCCTCccccctttctctttttcttctatGAAGTTTGCTTTACCATAGATAATGCTTTGGTCATGCCTTATGCTCTGTACTCAGGTTGAAACTGCCAATGACTCTGAACCACTGCTTTCGTTACTGGCGCCTTTTGGGACTGGAGAGTGCAAGTCTTACTGGAAAGCTCCGCAAGATAAGACTTCAGTGGACTTCTCAATTgttcttggtggtttatcagaTGTTGCAGGAGTTGCTATAATTGTCAGTTCTTGTGGGTACTCAACATCTGACTGCCCAATTGTAAGATAGCCTATTTTACTTTCTCTTCCTTCATCATGCTATCCTTATTTTTATCTATGAATCAGTACCTATAAAATCAGTACGGACAATGTTAGCCAGGCATACTTAATATTCTATTTACAGTATCCTAATGGAACTATGGGTATATCTTTCATTTCCATTTTCTTAATGATTGAGAACAAAGAAGGATATTTACTGGAGTTACTGAaatcatattttttttaatcaTAAAATCACATGGCTTGATTGAATATGTGTTCTTCCTGAGCAAGAGAAGGAAAACATTTTAGTACAGTTGTATCCTTGACAGCTTGAGCATGCTACATGTTAAGCAATATGAAAATACTATCTTCACCTACATAATTGTGACTTCCTAGCCCACTTATTTCCAAGAAGTAAAGAACTTATGTTGGAAATcactccctctcctttcttcaGTGTtcatcacaaacacacactaggAAGTCACTCCCTCTGTCTTCAGTGTTTATCATAAACACACACTAGGAAATCACTCCTCTCTTCAGTGTTATCACAAACATACTAGGAAATCACTCCCTCTATCTCTCTTTTGGTTGATGTGGCTCTCTCAGCCCTCACCATTTTCTCATATATATAGCTGATAAACCTGCCCATGATATCATCCTAATTACTGCAGTCATAACTCCTATGATCATTCCTTAGCTACTAGCTGAAAATCTGCTAGTACTAAAGACTGCACCTAGACACAATGAacctggacacatgcatggacacACAAGATTATAGATAacaacttatgtcctttgcaaTTTGATTTACTATATCTTGTTTTAACAGCTGTATGAT is a window encoding:
- the LOC8055059 gene encoding LOW QUALITY PROTEIN: probable phosphoinositide phosphatase SAC9 (The sequence of the model RefSeq protein was modified relative to this genomic sequence to represent the inferred CDS: substituted 1 base at 1 genomic stop codon); this encodes MFHSKSLPRPKDTSVVVVILETTEVYIVISLSTRRDTQVVYVDPTTGALCYLGKHGEDVFDSEAAALNYITDGSRVLSKSTTYAKAVLGYAVLGGSALLLVATQLSTSVPNLPGGGCIYTVVESQWIKIQLQNPQSQGTGEQKNIRELAELDIDGKHFFCETRDVTRPFPSPMTLREPDEEFVWNEWLSKPFKDIGLPGHCVILLQGFAECRNFGGAGQQGGLVALIARRSRLHPGTRYLACGLNACSGTGNEVECEQLVWVPRKGGQRIPFSSYIWRRGTIPIWWGAEIKNAVSVEAEIYVANDPYNGSLQYYQRLGRRYGHKSSEASVSRQKKSGRVPIICVNLLRYGEGKTESVLVDRFKESIRYMNSTGKLGSTWIQLINYDWHATVKLKGQQQTVEGLWRHLKAPTMVIGFSEGNYYDVRQQLNECKGSVICNDDVNGGFCMDCIQNGVIRFNCADSLDRTNAASYFGALQVFVEQCSXLSISLDIDAMFGLSSRYSEYDGRNTRSLPPGWEERFDSVTGKSFYIDHNTRTTTWEHPFQEAPQKPWKRFDMTFDQFKGSTMLAPVSNLAELFLLAGDIHATLYTGSKAMHSEILNIFKEETGKFSKFSAVQNVRITVQRRYQNFVNDSSRQKQLEMFLGLRLYKHLPSIPMFPLKVLSRPAGCMLKPVPSITPMADGGSSLLSFKRKDLIWVCQQGADYVELFIYLGEPCHVCQLLLTVSHGAEDSSYPATLDVRVGSSIDSLKLVVEGACISQCLNGTNLLIPVTGRIDPEDLAVTGKSARPNVHESSYLPLLYDFEELEGELNFLNRVVALSFHPSAVSRTPITLGEIEVLGVSLPWADMLTNGECAPEFMEFLNKKSSSLHCDLGSKSFGNSSMPGNDSHGIDGSYTKSSSSVQTGGSENLLDFLTGDFDMLEPHITENTFGNGEQTNFLDDGFDVNPFAPALEVPVPKVNKQVEEGKGLDFEQMMKLEIKRLRLGLSAAERDQALLSIGVIPATLDPNRSVDYSYLLKLSSLADNLALLGHTVLEDRVNASIGLEKGSEHAIDFWNINENDESCYDGACEVRALSSLQASATRENQSVFVECFQCERTVCKACCAGKGAFLLLNTYRELKIYGGSQSGGYSALTDSFVCKSCCSEIVKRALYVDYVRVLHSLHRKDRSEKAALSAVNQVCQLEYRETSDLSQSIQFGQRQLKQILAGEESLAEFPYANFLQMVETANDSEPLLSLLAPFGTGECKSYWKAPQDKTSVDFSIVLGGLSDVAGVAIIVSSCGYSTSDCPIVEIWASNKIHREDRTFIGKWDVQDIISSSPLLCGPEKSSRLSEEPRHIKFHFPNPIRCRIISIKMTLPHSGSHSTKFNEEFDLLSLDDSSVYESKPTNPQNSSIHAKRIVVFGSSLRKEVGPDTSGGIMRMKSYLDRSPPLGRFRIPVEAERLRDNDLVLEQYVLANSPGIAGFRLDFFSVIRPRVTHSPSSSELDMREFSLTRMDDRFLNPAILYIQVTVVKESGKLVVEEYRLPEVKANTPLYFDFPDPRHDARCVIFRLLGDVTAFVDDISELENLNLRNLPLATGLSLSNKIKLYYYADTYEMGKIGSLSAV